The genomic window tttttgtgactgttgttttttgtttcaattttagttgtaattcaAAGTACCATATAGGTGGTTTGTACCATATAATTCAAAGTGGGTCAACACTATATCCTTATTGGACAGATTAAGACTACACCAAAACAGTCCAAATAAAGGTTGCACCGTAGAATTATCCTATTAGTAACATGAAGCGCAAGAAAGGAAATCATCAATTCCATATTGTTTTGATAACAAACCAAATGAGCTGAATTGCTCATAAAAAACAAACCCAATCATgaataaactcaaataatttatttaaaaattgcaACAGTATACATGCACCAGAGTATATAATTACGTTATCAATATTATGTTACCAAAATGTTCTGTTGTGTTGCAATAAAATGACGCACATAGAAAAACAGAAaagccaaaataaaaattatataacaagATTGCAACAGAATTATATGTATACTATATATTGTTATCATGCATCAGGATAAacatattattactattatattAAATTCATTTCATCTAGATCTAGTGGACAAGATGATATGAATCCATTGGGTGGACGAaccaaaattgaattttatttcgAACAGAAATCAGTGCTAGATCACAAAGcaatatgtatttttaaaataaatcaaataattcgtcaaaaataaatcaaataatgcgtattttttgtatatttaaataaaagcTAGAGCTGTTTGTGACAAGAATATTGTGTATTCGATTCCCATAGTACGACATTTAGCAATTAACATGTTTTTATACCATTTGCATTTGACATTTTAACTTCTTAGCATAAGAGGTTGTGAGTCACATGTAAAGAGTTCAAAAAGTAATGAATATTGTGTCCCCTAAAACTATATATGAATGTTATTTCtaagagaattgattttgtcaTTTAAGAAAGGTTAGCGACGCAGTTTATTGtccttttttctttcattcatatatttaattattttatatttattaataaaaagttaAGATTTAAgctgtaaaaaaattatttgaaattatacGAAGTACGAACACTTCTTAGATTGAGCGTGTCTTGGTGTCGGACATGTGTCCTTGGACACaacgacacttatgattacattaaattatacagtattattttttaaatttttatgtgtATCAACGTGACACAATGTCAGTATCGTATATGATGTATTGTTTGTTTCCCTGTGCTTCCTACATTATAACAACCCAAATATCTCCCATATCTTAATTAATTTCTTCTGCTACTTGTTCTCTATCACTTGTTCGCCCATGTCATCAATCATCAAATTGCATTTGCATTCATCTTTGATTTCTGAAGTATATATATAACACTATGATTGTACAATACTCATCACCCATCTTCCTTAAGTTTATTGAAGTGTAGCTAATAATTAGAGCAATGACTAAGATGGTCCTTATTGTTTGCATGTTTGTGGTGTTTAATATTATTGCAAATATTCCATCCACTGTCACAGGTGCTCGTTTATTAGACACTAACAAAAAAGCCATTAATGTGTCCACTATTGAGAAGGTCAAGAGTTATATGTTAGAAAATGGACTTGGTCGTACACCCCCTATGGGGTAAAGCTACACTCTTTATCTCTTCTCATTCATCTTGCTTGCATTCAGATATATTccacttttcttttttaagtttttctttctttcaattttttagaaTATCCAATGTTTATCCCTTTTTTGGACAAATATCCAATGTTTTTTAGGTCAGCTAcggttattttttattttatttttataacaagtCAGATACCAATTTTAAATGAAATAGTGAGaagattgataaaaaaaattagtaaaattttaattatatgatttattttatatatgtgtgaccatataatttatttattcttacTAAATGTGTGGCcacaaacaatttatttattttttgaaagggGAGACCACAATCTTAATTATTAGTAGTTTTAAATAAtatcttattaattttttttctcaaaaaaatgtctcactataataaataaaaataatatttttaaattaaattcatgaAAGTGTACAATTTGGTAATTAATTATACATATGATGTTCAGATGGAATAGCTGGAACCATTTTGGTTGTGATATCAATGAAAGTTTAATCCGAGATACAGGTAAAAATATTTACTATCATTACTTTGATGTACtccaaactattttttttacaatttcaaaATGTATAATATAATTTGAACTATATTGTTTCAGCTGATGCAATGGTGTCAACTGGCCTTGCTTCCTTAGGgtacaaatatattaatttaggtAAGCTGCAACCACACATGATGATATTACTACTTactctttatttttatgatgataataatgatgatgtacTTAATTAATAAtaggatttaatttatatacaccgacggtgtaaaataattttacaccgtcaatcaataccaatcatgttttccgccacaccaccccactttcttgatataaCATGGCAAAAtggtggttgtttattggacgatcgtgtaaaactattttacaccgtcggtgcatatcaattaaactcttaataaTATAACATACAcacctttattttatttatggtaaaccatttaaattaataatatgattttgCATGATATTTAGATGATTGTTGGGCAGAACTTAATCGAGATTCTCAGGTATTCAATATATATCCATGTTTTACATTTTATCTTTTGGAATCAATTTGTACTTTTTTCTTCCTTTACTTTTCCTTGTTgtgaatttaaatttataaatcaatatttcataatgTTTAGGGAAATATGGTTCCCAAGGCTTCAACATTTCCTTCAGGAATCAAGGCTCTAGCTCATTATATTCACAGAAAAGGTTTGAAGCTTGGAGTCTACTCAGATGCCGGGTACCAAAATATTATATAACTTGCACTTGAATATCATGATTATGATTGTTCAACCATTATTTATGATCACTTACAATTTTTATGCAGAAATCTAACTTGTAGTAAACGTATGCCTGGATCATTGGGACATGAAATACAAGATGCTAAAACATTTGCTTCTTGGGTATATCATTTACACATACATACATTTTTCTATAGTCATTTTTCATTTCTATCAAACATTGCATCCTATATATATACCAATATCTGATTTCATGTTTTTTCTTTAGGGAGTTGACTATTTGAAGTATGACAACTGTGAAAACAATGGTATCAGTGTTAGAGAAAGGTATGTAGTCAACGGGATCAAGATTCCCTGCTATAGAAATGACGCGGTTGCATGCAgtaatgaatatatatatcaacTATATAAGATCAGAAGATCCaaatcacaataaaaaaaaattaaccttaAACGATTTCAACCATTAATTATGATTGGACGGATGAAAGCAATAATTGTGTCACGCAGGTAGTGCAGCGAATCTATTTCAGTAGTCAATATCCTAGAAATGCaaataggtatatatatatatacttaatattttataaaaatttatagttACTATTTTCATACATTTTGTAAAATAGGTACCCACCAATGAGTGAAGCCTTATTAAACTCCGGAAGACCAATCTTCTTTTCTATGTGTGAATGGTGAGTTGAATTGGTGAAGGTGTGATTCTCattcacaaataatattttctttattgttttcaTCTAAATGTTTATCTTAACATATATAGGGGATGGGAAGAC from Trifolium pratense cultivar HEN17-A07 linkage group LG1, ARS_RC_1.1, whole genome shotgun sequence includes these protein-coding regions:
- the LOC123907945 gene encoding alpha-galactosidase-like is translated as MTKMVLIVCMFVVFNIIANIPSTVTGARLLDTNKKAINVSTIEKVKSYMLENGLGRTPPMGWNSWNHFGCDINESLIRDTADAMVSTGLASLGYKYINLDDCWAELNRDSQGNMVPKASTFPSGIKALAHYIHRKGLKLGVYSDAGNLTCSKRMPGSLGHEIQDAKTFASWGVDYLKYDNCENNGISVRERYPPMSEALLNSGRPIFFSMCEWGWEDPAIWAKSVGNSWRTTGDIEDNWNSMTTIIDANDKWASYAGPGGWNDPDMLEVGNGGMTTEEYRAHFSIWALAKAPLLVGCDIQALDNTTYELISNAEVIAVNQDKLGVQGKKVKSNNDLEVWAGPLSNNKVAVILWNRSSSHATVIASWSDIGLKPGTIVDARDLWEHSTQQLVSGEISAELDSHACKMYVLTPKRK